A genomic stretch from Penicillium digitatum chromosome 4, complete sequence includes:
- a CDS encoding WD40/YVTN repeat-like-containing domain, with the protein MEAHHPKEVAAEFIPKRDFVELTSTTFRVAKHPQRLSPQERVLRRLPPGDDPFLPPILRRAYATNRPQQPTRLQQIPRQRPRLVTEGNLTGNNAAHESLRQVSSGAVWNVGGSSAVRDSSLIAASDDTPSTSSNGSSIAPVFVARFLPKKPKYSEQEIHELRLALALGIDPTTRQLGTSYLRYLDAPLNPTSPDFERLSPFEWKDSAWKKVEKERYETYMIFKSNFWKLAHTSSVGLGHQVYLWSEGHGVDYPPFPDLHPSNYVTSLSFSSEDGERSILAVARRSGQLSLWSTLEKQTRFEISHPSTLTCVAFKPRTSRRLSERFMYVLVDVEEIVVGDDFGNIWYYSVEWSDKENQARCKWNGSMTLLAKISAHTQQICGLAWSPDDKYLATGGNDNTCLLFELAEIVPPQNFNNAVSLITPPDSPSSFSLGIFPYLALGTARRRVFLKRPALPSWLATPIKTPIRAPTAAALLNHAGTLLSGGGRTILVPYGRQKHRLVHSAAVKAIAFAPWQSSLLATGGGTNDRAIHFYHTRSGACLATINVFAQVTSLIWSETRREIAATFGYAQPDHPFRIAVFAWPSCAQVAVIPWGPYGTSWDGPDTRISNFDCGRALWAVRYPGKVPHFSGVRSSRPDSQSSSPSSSSSQTRSAERGSSTRGREVSNRKVGARMVAPKEKEGGMWCARTKEEGCIIVASSDQTVKFHEVWTGRRTSNTSACGLFGGSDILEGLEGIEKSGCEVIR; encoded by the exons ATGGAGGCTCATCACCCAAAAGAGGTCGCAGCAGA GTTCATTCCAAAGCGAGACTTTGTGGAGCTAACATCAACAACCTTTCGTGTGGCCAAGCATCCGCAGCGTCTTTCGCCTCAAGAGAGAGTACTTCGACGACTTCCGCCTGGAGATGATCCATTTCTACCCCCAATCCTACGTAGGGCTTATGCTACCAACAGACCCCAGCAGCCAACTCGACTCCAGCAGATCCCACGTCAACGGCCTCGTCTAGTCACTGAAGGTAACCTCACAGGCAACAACGCTGCACATGAATCTTTGAGACAGGTCAGCTCTGGTGCAGTCTGGAACGTGGGTGGTTCTTCTGCAGTCCGCGATAGTTCCCTCATTGCGGCTTCCGATGATACGCCGAGCACTTCGAGCAATGGATCATCAATTGCCCCGGTTTTCGTGGCTCGGTTTTTACCCAAAAAACCAAAATACAGTGAACAAGAAATCCATGAGTTGAGGCTTGCGCTTGCTTTAGGAATTGATCCGACCACTAGACAGCTAGGTACTAGCTATCTGCGGTATCTAGATGCTCCCCTCAATCCAACATCTCCAGACTTTGAGCGCCTCTCCCCATTTGAATGGAAGGACAGTGCTTGGAAGAAAGTTGAAAAGGAACGTT ATGAAACCTATATGATATTTAAATCCAACTTTTGGAAATT GGCCCACACCTCCT CTGTGGGCCTGGGTCATCAAGTATATCTCTGGTCGGAAGGCCATGGAGTGGACTATCCCCCCTTTCCAGATCTGCACCCTTCAAATTATGTGACCTCCCTGTCGTTTTCTTCCGAGGATGGCGAGCGAAGCATTCTTGCAGTGGCACGGCGGTCTGGCCAATTGTCTCTATGGAGCACATTGGAGAAGCAAACCCGGTTTGAGATCAGCCATCCCAGTACCCTTACATGCGTGGCATTCAAGCCGAGAACTTCACGGCGCCTTTCAGAACGGTTCATGTATGTGTTAGTCGACGTGGAAGAGATCGTTGTCGGCGATGACTTTGGAAATATCTGGTACTACTCGGTCGAGTGGTCTGACAAAGAAAACCAAGCTAGGTGTAAATGGAACGGGTCCATGACGCTTCTTGCCAAGATCTCTGCACACACGCAACAAATCTGTGGACTGGCATGGTCACCCGATGACAAGTACCTTGCCACGGGTGGTAATGACAACACCTGTCTTCTCTTTGAACTGGCCGAGATTGTTCCACCACAGAATTTTAATAATGCGGTTTCTCTCATTACTCCCCCGGATTCCCCTAGCAGTTTCAGTCTCGGTATATTTCCATACCTTGCTCTCGGTACCGCAAGAAGACGAGTGTTTCTTAAACGACCTGCGCTCCCATCATGGCTTGCGACTCCGATCAAGACTCCAATTAGGGCCCCGACTGCCGCTGCGCTTTTAAACCACGCAGGTACTCTGCTTTCCGGCGGTGGCCGAACGATTCTGGTCCCATACGGCCGTCAGAAGCATCGTCTGGTGCACTCCGCTGCGGTCAAAGCGATTGCATTTGCACCATGGCAGTCATCTCTGCTCGCTACAGGGGGAGGTACCAATGACAGAGCTATACACTTCTATCACACCCGGAGCGGAGCCTGTCTCGCAACCATCAATGTCTTTGCGCAGGTGACCAGTCTTATATGGAGCGAAACTCGACGCGAGATCGCCGCTACTTTCGGCTATGCACAGCCAGATCACCCGTTTCGAATCGCCGTCTTTGCCTGGCCCAGCTGCGCACAGGTGGCCGTTATTCCGTGGGGGCCATATGGAACCTCCTGGGATGGCCCTGACACGCGAATCAGCAACTTTGACTGCGGAAGAGCACTGTGGGCAGTACGATATCCAGGGAAAGTCCCTCATTTCTCGGGCGTCCGCTCTAGTAGACCGGACAGTCAATCATCTTCACCTTCATCCTCGTCAAGCCAGACTCGGTCTGCAGAGCGAGGATCCTCCACCCGTGGGCGCGAGGTCAGCAACCGCAAAGTGGGTGCTCGGATGGTCGCTCCCAAGGAGAAAGAAGGTGGAATGTGGTGCGCCCGAACAAAGGAGGAGGGATGCATTATTGTCGCGTCTAGTGATCAAACTGTGAAGTTCCATGAGgtctggactggaagaaggACAAGTAATACCTCTGCCTGTGGACTTTTCGGCGGAAGCGACATTCTTGAGGGCCTCGAAGGCATTGAGAAGTCTGGCTGTGAAGTCATTCGTTAG
- a CDS encoding Protein prenyltransferase, which produces MPSHGVPRYKPVEKSAEARQQELQKIETYKDLEFLVSKKVAEHEYTIETLKKISELLSSNPEYYTAWNYRRQVLQHQFTQAEGSDDEGVAHFITELIINDLHFLIPLLRSFPKCYWIWNYRLWLLDEARRLLPLPEARQIWQQELALVSKMLTLDGRNFHGWGYRRFVVETLKELGTAEEATRMTQKEFEYAKKMIGANLSNFSAWHYRTKLIQSLLDEQSASDDDRRRMLDDELSLIHQAFIDPYDQSLWFYHQNLMSVFDPSMAERTMAPNLSSSDRLEYIRNEIEEIEEMLDGAEDCKYIYQALIEYTLLASKVEGSLSSEDRNQILSWLTELKKLDPLRRERWLDFEKTL; this is translated from the exons ATGCCCAGC CATGGTGTGCCACGGTACAAACCAGTTGAGAAGTCCGCCGAGGCACGACAGCAAGAGCTGCAGAAGATAGAAACTTACAAAGATCTCGAGTTTTTGGTATCCAAAAAG GTGGCTGAGCATGAGTACACAATCGAGaccttgaagaagatctcGGAGCTGCTGTCTAGCAATCCAGAATACTACACAGCCTGGAACTACCGCCGACAGGTACTGCAGCATCAATTCACTCAAGCAGAAGGCTCGGATGATGAGGGTGTTGCCCATTTTATCACAGAGTTGATCATAAATGATTTACATTTCCTGATTCCCCTTCTCCGGAGCTTCCCCAAATGCTACTGGATCTGGAACTATCGTTTGTGGCTGCTGGATGAGGCTCGCCGTTTACTACCCCTTCCCGAGGCTCGGCAAATTTGGCAGCAAGAACTTGCTCTTGTGAGTAAGATGTTGACTCTCGATGGCCGGAATTTCCACGGCTGGGGTTATCGACGCTTCGTGGTTGAGACCTTGAAGGAGCTTGGCACTGCCGAAGAAGCAACTCGCATGACCCAGAAGGAATTCGAATAcgcgaagaagatgattggCGCCAATCTTTCTAACTTCTCCGCGTGGCATTACCGGACAAAGCTGATTCAATCCCTTTTGGATGAGCAATCTGCCAGCGATGACGATCGGAGAAGAATGTTGGATGATG AACTATCTCTCATCCATCAAGCATTTATTGATCCTTATGATCAGTCACTTTGGTTCTATCACCAAAATTTGATGAGCGTGTTCGATCCGTCGATGGCCGAACGAACTATGGCTCCCAATTTGAGCTCGTCTGACCGGCTGGAGTACATCAGAAatgagattgaagagattgaagagaTGTTGGATGGGGCTGAAGACTGCAAATACATCTACCAGGCATTAATTGAGTACACCCTTCTCGCATCCAAGGTGGAAGGCAGCTTGTCTTCTGAGGATCGGAACCAGATTTTGAGCTGGCTTACAGAATTGAAGAAGTTGGATCCACTGCGTCGAGAAAGATGGCTTGATTTTGAGAAGACCTTGTGA
- a CDS encoding RabGAP/TBC, whose protein sequence is MADMSTPNHSPEYDEGESFDDALETPEIQENNNNNLNVTIPKSTSTRSLTDSPPIGSHMSLELAEKSPFPSESQDEKKTETVEEQDKDGEGQNGQNDKKNKKEQGTKQDEGTDTNDEDNHDADNEVNTVADESIQGDKPEQGSEVTQKEVEKNEEDHDQSPLQKSPLLTSHRLSTSSSLDEVNLMNSKEDEPTDKAQGHEDKTEPPPLPPKDDPAPASTGLMGLSGGLPSIPWAAPPVNRNPPIPQPAPPRKPSGPFAWFSRSSTATNAKDMKSSPRSISRRNTATSLSTLSSNLDQIARDGDDLSSVGSRKPRQNSLKDQFKMLRQRDESHAPEVDRTSVSSGQARISQSGASPYIIPEEGEDSILAASAATSPSTTVAPGRTDSVADGSSPVDWEMWQHLVNNGPQALASSEELNAAIKRGIPQTIRGVIWQILADCQTTDMEDTYRDLVARGTAQDKDGRTINGTESESSRSSVRSHHSGSVSRSSSGTPSPSHEGDTEKLSKEHASSDVDRLKKAKTDAVALQRLEKAIRRDLGARTSYAKYFVSQGSQEGLFGLCKAYALYDTGVGYAQGMNFIAMPLLFNMDEVDAFAMMVKLMNKYSLRDMFIQDMPGLHRSLYQFERLLEDLEPALYCHLRRRGVPPQLYATQWFLTLFAYRFPLQLVLRIYDLIFEEGLETTILKFGVAIMRRNADALLGMKDMSVLTTFLKERLFDAYIDKQPSTSSILESGFFGSSGASDKEIYRSDIMVQDACAIPLTSEMITMYTSEWEEKTRTEKAREVELEHLRHTVSIQGARVRLLEERAEASDKEHVQLASELVHVKVENEELRDVKEALELQVRELKNVVDKQPAEVEEKLRLEMDRIMKRNIEVQNENRAMEESMSDMEKELVTTKMKWAEISENHENLRQKWSDLRRALD, encoded by the exons ATGGCCGACATGTCGACGCCTAACCACAGTCCTGAATACGACGAAGGG GAGTCTTTTGATGACGCCCTTGAAACACCCGAAATCCAGGagaacaacaacaacaatcTCAACGTCACCATCCCCAAGTCCACTTCCACCCGATCGTTGACCGACAGTCCTCCAATTGGCTCACATATGTCTCTGGAACTGGCGGAGAAATCTCCGTTCCCCTCTGAATCGCAGGACGAGAAGAAGACGGAGACCGTCGAGGAGCAGGACAAGGATGGCGAGGGGCAAAATGGACAGAAtgacaagaaaaacaagaaggAACAGGGGACGAAGCAGGACGAAGGAACGGATACCAACGATGAGGATAACCATGACGCCGACAACGAGGTGAACACCGTAGCCGATGAGTCCATCCAGGGTGACAAGCCGGAGCAAGGGTCCGAGGTTACGCAGAAAGAGGTAGAGAAGAacgaggaagatcacgatcAGAGCCCACTGCAAAAGTCGCCTCTACTCACGTCCCACCGTttatcaacatcatcatcgctTGACGAGGTGAACCTGATGAATAGCAAAGAAGACGAGCCGACAGACAAGGCACAGGGCCACGAGGACAAAACAGAACCGCCTCCGTTGCCTCCTAAGGATGATCCTGCTCCGGCAAGCACAGGGCTGATGGGTCTGTCAGGTGGTCTACCCTCAATCCCATGGGCGGCTCCTCCAGTGAACAGGAACCCACCTATTCCCCAGCCAGCCCCTCCTCGAAAGCCGAGTGGCCCCTTTGCGTGGTTCTCTCGAAGCTCAACCGCGACCAATGCTAAGGACATGAAGTCGTCACCCCGTTCCATTAGCCGACGAAACACTGCCACCTCCTTATCGACTCTTTCAAGCAATCTAGACCAGATTGCTCGTGATGGCGATGACCTTTCGAGCGTCGGCTCAAGGAAGCCGAGACAAAACAGCCTTAAGGATCAATTCAAGATGCTGCGTCAGCGAGATGAGAGCCATGCACCAGAGGTTGATCGGACGAGCGTGTCATCGGGCCAGGCCAGAATCAGCCAGTCTGGAGCTAGCCCCTATATCATCCCAGAGGAAGGAGAGGATAGCATATTGGCGGCATCGGCAGCCACCTCACCTTCGACGACCGTTGCTCCTGGGAGAACGGATTCTGTGGCTGATGGTTCTAGCCCGGTGGACTGGGAGATGTGGCAACACCTCGTGAACAACGGGCCTCAGGCCTTGGCAAGCTCGGAGGAACTGAATGCCGCCATCAAACGAGGAATCCCTCAGACGATCCGAGGCGTGATTTGGCAAATCTTGGCGGATTGCCAGACTACTGATATGGAGGACACCTACCGAGATCTCGTGGCGCGTGGCACAGCACAAGACAAAGATGGACGAACAATAAATGGCACTGAATCGGAGTCATCACGCTCTTCAGTCCGCTCCCACCACTCGGGTTCCGTATCACGATCTAGCAGCGGTACCCCTAGTCCATCTCACGAAGGAGACACAGAGAAGTTGTCTAAAGAACATGCCTCTAGTGACGTTGATCGTCTGAAGAAGGCAAAGACAGACGCTGTTGCGCTGCAAAGATTGGAGAAGGCCATCAGGCGAGACCTGGGTGCTCGCACTAGCTATGCAAAATACTTTGTTTCCCAGGGAAGCCAAGAAGGCCTATTTGGGTTGTGCAAGGCATACGCCCTGTATGATACGGGAGTTGGATACGCGCAAGGCATGAACTTTATCGCTATGCCATTGCTGTTCAAT ATGGACGAAGTCGATGCTTTCGCCATGATGGTCAAGCTGATGAACAAGTACTCTCTACGAGATATGTTCATTCAGGATATGCCTGGGCTTCACCGCAGCCTATACCAATTCGAGCGACTCCTAGAAGACTTAGAACCCGCTCTCTACTGCCATCTCCGGCGCCGTGGGGTTCCCCCTCAGCTCTACGCCACCCAGTGGTTCTTGACTCTGTTCGCCTACCGTTTCCCGCTGCAACTGGTGCTTCGCATCTATGACCTGATCTTTGAAGAGGGACTAGAGACCACGATCCTCAAATTTGGTGTTGCAATTATGCGACGAAATGCAGACGCGCTGCTTGGAATGAAAGACATGAGTGTGCTCACTACTTTCTTGAAAGAGCGTTTGTTTGACGCCTACATTGACAAGCAGCCATCCACCTCGTCAATCTTGGAGTCGGGCTTCTTCGGAAGCTCCGGTGCCTCCGATAAGGAGATCTACCGATCCGACATCATGGTGCAGGACGCCTGTGCCATTCCCCTCACGTCTGAGATGATTACCATGTACACTTCGGAATGGGAGGAAAAGACTCGAACTGAGAAAGCGCGTGAAGTCGAACTGGAGCACCTGCGGCACACTGTGAGCATACAAGGCGCCCGTGTACGACTTCTTGAGGAACGTGCCGAAGCATCAGACAAGGAGCATGTGCAATTGGCCTCTGAGCTGGTGCATGTTAAGGTTGAGAATGAAGAGCTACGCGATGTCAAAGAGGCACTGGAACTCCAGGTCAGGGAACTAAAGAACGTGGTTGACAAGCAACCGGCCGAGGTCGAGGAGAAGCTCCGCCTCGAAATGGATAGGATCATGAAGCGGAACATTGAGGTGCAAAACGAGAACCGTGCGATGGAAGAATCAATGTCCGACATGGAGAAGGAGTTGGTCACCACAAAAATGAAGTGGGCAGAG ATTTCCGAGAACCACGAGAACCTCCGCCAGAAATGGAGCGACCTTCGTCGTGCCCTTGACTGA
- a CDS encoding Dimeric alpha-beta barrel, whose amino-acid sequence MAPIERITLFKIPNEADRDRVLEQYKVLAKTAIKDGKPYILAAAVGASIPDPRNQGYNLSVKTTFASMDDMKFYDSECEAHKALKACAGPVKEDVLTTYFENIL is encoded by the exons ATGGCCCCTATCGAACGAATCACCCTCTTCAAGATCCCCAACGAGGCTGATCGCGACCGCGTGCTAGAGCAGTACAAGGTTCTTGCAAAGACCGCTATAAAG GACGGAAAGCCTTACATccttgctgctgctgttggcGCTTCGATCCCTGACCCTCGTAATCAGGGATACAACTTATCTGTCAAGACGACTTTTGCTTCGATGGACGATATGAAGTTCTACGATAGCGAGTGCGAGGCGCACAAGGCTCTCAAGGCTTGTGCTGGGCCTGTCAAGGAGGATGTGTTGACGACTTATTTTGAGAACATTCTGTAA
- a CDS encoding Chromosome transmission fidelity protein 8 has protein sequence MPSIKLQPHCASPPKTTTTASTPNNPLPTLLQTPSGLALLELQGTINIPSGNEEDDLDYSTSTDNPASTFETPIGKLMFPDYSVHNPDDTRWMKRAYLYVGRYQRMTGEVKKLPRPIAVLQKRQASEVEELEVVEIVRYKIFFKSRPEPVTNV, from the coding sequence ATGCCCTCCATAAAGCTACAACCACACTGCGCAAGTCCGCCAAAGACGACTACAACTGCCTCAACGCCGAATAACCCTCTCCCAACACTTCTTCAAACACCCTCGGGCCTAGCCCTTCTCGAGCTTCAGGGCACAATCAATATCCCCTCGGGgaatgaagaggatgactTAGACTACTCTACCTCTACGGACAATCCGGCATCCACCTTCGAAACCCCGATCGGAAAACTCATGTTCCCTGACTACTCGGTCCACAACCCAGACGACACGAGATGGATGAAGCGCGCTTACTTGTATGTCGGTCGGTATCAGCGGATGACTGGCGAAGTAAAGAAGCTCCCGCGACCGATTGCTGTGCTACAGAAACGTCAGGCGTCGGAGGTCGAGGAACTGGAGGTTGTGGAGATTGTGCGCTataagatcttcttcaagagTCGGCCGGAACCCGTGACTAATGTTTGA
- a CDS encoding Kinetochore subunit NKP2 has translation MPPSEESILSNFLLSPAPLPTVMSLQKFTELFPKRLRAHPHIRTLYRELQQVREQDMDRVNESIDNEIKQGEKQRAELRKAMLATGVEASNAEEQREMDMDLHLFGQPPPTAPGDYHSVASLLAEMETASANIEHEIAGIDREAAKILTQLNTTVGDMSDLRYGKLQGPAGTADEVANEAIKGLQNLEDICYERSTS, from the coding sequence ATGCCTCCCTCCGAGGAGTCGATTCTTAGCAATTTCCTGCTCTCCCCAGCTCCGCTACCAACAGTCATGTCGCTGCAAAAGTTCACAGAGCTCTTCCCAAAGCGCCTGAGAGCCCATCCACACATTCGGACTTTGTATCGGGAGCTGCAGCAGGTCCGAGAACAGGACATGGACCGAGTCAATGAAAGCATCGACAACGAAATTAAGCAAGGTGAAAAGCAGCGAGCAGAGCTCCGAAAAGCCATGTTAGCCACTGGAGTCGAAGCCTCAAATGCTGAAGAGCAGCGCGAGATGGACATGGATCTTCATCTGTTCGGCCAGCCACCACCTACTGCACCGGGTGATTATCACTCGGTGGCTAGTCTTCTGGCTGAAATGGAGACGGCCAGCGCTAATATCGAGCATGAAATTGCCGGTATCGATCGAGAGGCTGCAAAGATTCTGACTCAACTCAACACGACTGTTGGGGATATGAGCGATCTCCGTTACGGCAAATTACAGGGTCCAGCTGGGACAGCTGACGAAGTGGCTAATGAGGCGATCAAGGGCCTGCAGAACCTCGAAGACATTTGCTATGAGAGGAGCACTtcttga
- a CDS encoding Histone acetylase complex subunit MRG15-2, producing MAPISMYSKDEKVLCFHHEILYDAKILDVRHKDSNDKKSPFEYQVHYKGWKNTWDDWVLEDRLRKHTEDNRELANNLRREAEASFRLKNTKVTTKKRAGSDRDSVRDSEERGSVPGRGTKRARDSEIEKEESFNIRPSVRIIMPDNLKSLLVDDWEQVTKNQCVISLPAKYPVRQILQDWHEEELPKRSGSSADEDVLEEVVAGIQEYFDKCLDKILLYRHERPQYRGLRKKFEAATGDLADKGPIDVYGAEHLIRLFSTMPELIAQTNMDMQATNRLREEISKLSMWLSKNSEKYFATSYLPAESTH from the exons ATGGCTCCTATTTCCATGTATAGCAAGGATGAGAAGGTCCTCTGCTTCCATCATGAGATTCTTTACGATGCTAAAATCTTGGACGTTCGCCACAAGGACTCCAACGACAAGAAGAGCCCCTTTGAATACCAAGTCCACTACAAGGGCTGGAAGAACAC TTGGGATGACTGGGTCCTGGAGGACCGTCTTCGCAAGCACACCGAAGACAACCGCGAATTGGCTAACAATCTGCGTCGTGAAGCTGAAGCTTCCTTCCGTCTGAAGAACACCAAGGTCACCACTAAGAAGCGTGCCGGTTCCGACCGTGACTCTGTGCGGGACAGCGAGGAGCGCGGCTCCGTGCCCGGCCGTGGCACCAAGCGAGCCCGTGATAGTGAAATTGAAAAG GAGGAGAGCTTCAACATTCGTCCCTCAGTCCGCATTATCATGCCAGACAACTTGAAGTCCCTTCTTGTCGATGACTGGGAGCAGGTAACTAAGAACCAATGTGTGATCTCTTTGCCGGCGAAGTACCCCGTCCGCCAGATCCTGCAAGACTGGCACGAGGAAGAGCTTCCAAAGCGATCGGGCTCGTCGGCAGACGAGGACGTGCTGGAGGAAGTGGTTGCTGGGATCCAGGAGTACTTCGACAAGTGTCTGGACAAGATTCTTCTCTACCGCCACGAGCGCCCCCAATACCGCGGGCTGCGCAAGAAGTTCGAGGCTGCCACCGGGGACCTGGCCGATAAGGGCCCCATCGATGTCTACGGAGCGGAGCACCTGATCCGTTTGTTCA GTACCATGCCTGAGTTGATTGCTCAGACCAACATGGATATGCAGGCCACGAACCGCCTGCGAGAGGAGATCTCGAAGCTGTCCATGTGGCTGAGCAAGAACTCTGAGAAGTACTTCGCTACCAGCTACCTGCCGGCAGAGAGCACTCACTGA
- a CDS encoding UPF0588 membrane protein — protein sequence MDASPLTQQSRPESFKPKIVQLYENLFKVADDAEPSEGFWRELFLLPPDRNQLHAILDQLSPDDTIGLQIQTQRFFVRAIREAAAGIAPADSNALDTLTVFLTSILSKKYTNPSSDVITVLAGLDEVDHVISEFVDVLDRIIRNSSSFDVRLKAIKTAIAMASGAYKTSLVSYLTHRDLFPSLMKCVSDSDTPLQVFDPFLLLGLLANYNKFEFQNPYQLRLDDFVNESSIEKVAKGVGLACNRLRNGYIAVQDDIPEGWSLTNTLIFFGLRALAPGARDKANPPSVEEAKAMFADLPAPEAAILMATYDFTNANKLFGYHLVHLEPESNEEESPFSSFLSLSSYLLQHAYRSPRVGHYAELNLFTLRILVEDPTICKQICSEKVKRKVRICRQKQPYLPVVSGDRVLATVIFDIVIDTITHNLRRRLDVNIYSLTIAITLRLLTYLSKNKIRLTYHWSELWRTLLSLMRFLTTYASDLTSNPKIHTLTTSLADLIAFCVSGGDTFLPDPASYDDLFYKLVETGPIISKFRHAYSLSRSSNAAAGVSASKAPDAISQNELSSAAIDTLQSVSTHFYTLLFHSEGAETAAVTAASPKADEPTPVALPSIRKKNLSPREVHRIIKQGYDTLSIQPPEGLSAWAKWREAEWKSELKRAARFAFDDARQLVA from the exons ATGGATGCCTCACCCCTTACCCAGCAGAGTAGACCAGAGTCCTTCAAACCTAAGATTGTCCAGCTCTATGAGAATCTCTTCAAA GTAGCAGATGATGCAGAGCCCTCGGAGGGCTTTTGGAGAGAACTCTTCTTGCTACCCCCAGACCGGAACCAACTGCATGCTATCCTAGACCAATTGAGTCCAGACGATACAATCGGTCTACAG ATTCAAACTCAGCGTTTCTTTGTTCGTGCCATTCGCGAGGCAGCAGCTGGGATTGCCCCGGCGGATTCTAATGCACTAGAT ACTTTGACAGTTTTCTTAACGAGCATTCTAAGCAAGAAATACACAAACCCAAGTTCGGATGTCATCACTGTTCTTGCCGGACTCGACGAAGTGGACCATGTGATTTCCGAATTTGTGGATGTCTTGGACAGAATCATTCGCAACAGCAGTAGCT TCGATGTGCGGCTAAAGGCTATCAAGACGGCCATTGCTATGGCCAGCGGAGCATACAAAACCAGTCTGGTCTCCTATCTTACACACAGGGATCTTTTCCCATCGCTTATGAAG TGTGTCTCTGATTCTGATACGCCACTGCAAGTGTTTGACCCATTCCTCCTTCTGGGGCTATTGGCCAACTATAACAAATTTGAATTCCAAAACCCCTACCAGCTTCGACTTGATGATTTTGTGAACGAATCAAGTATTGAAAAGGTTGCCAAGGGTGTCGGTCTGGCCTGTAATCGCCTGCGAAATGGCTACATTGCTGTCCAGGATGACATTCCAGAGGGCTGGAGCCTGACGAATACATTGATTTTCTTTGGATTACGAGCGCTCGCCCCTGGTGCTAGGGACAAAGCGAACCCTCCATCCGTGGAAGAAGCGAAGGCCATGTTCGCTGATCT TCCGGCCCCAGAGGCCGCAATTCTCATGGCTACATACGACTTTACAAACGCAAACAAGCTCTTTGGTTATCATTTGGTTCATTTGGAACCCGAAAGCAACGAGGAAGAATCCCCTTTCTCGAGCTTCCTCTCATTGTCTTCCTATCTCCTCCAACATGCATATCGATCCCCGCGGGTCGGGCACTATGCCGAACTAAACTTGTTCACACTTCGCATTCTGGTCGAAGACCCGACCATCTGCAAGCAAATTTGCAGTGAAAAGGTCAAGCGAAAGGTCCGCATCTGTCGACAGAAACAGCCCTACCTCCCTGTAGTCAGCGGAGACCGGGTCCTCGCAACCGTCATCTTTGATATCGTTATTGATACCATTACGCATAACCTTCGCCGGCGCCTTGACGTCAACATCTACAG CCTCACAATCGCAATCACCCTCCGCCTCCTAACCTACCTCTCAAAGAACAAGATCCGCCTCACCTACCACTGGTCCGAGCTCTGGCGAACTCTGCTCTCCCTCATGCGCTTTCTAACAACTTATGCCTCTGATTTAACAAGCAATCCCAAGATCCATACACTCACGACCTCCCTCGCAGATCTAATCGCGTTCTGCGTCTCAGGCGGTGACACCTTCCTCCCAGATCCAGCCTCCTACGATGACCTCTTCTACAAGCTCGTCGAAACAGGCCCCATCATCTCCAAATTCCGCCATGCATACTCATTGTCCCGGTCCAGTAACGCAGCAGCTGGCGTCTCGGCCTCCAAAGCACCCGATGCAATTTCCCAAAATGAACTGAGTTCAGCAGCTATCGACACCCTTCAATCCGTATCTACTCACTTCTACACCCTCCTCTTTCATTCCGAGGGTGCAGAGACCGCTGCTGTCACTGCTGCCAGTCCTAAAGCTGATGAGCCTACGCCGGTGGCGTTGCCGTCGATAAGGAAGAAGAATCTCTCCCCGCGCGAGGTCCACCGTATCATAAAGCAGGGCTATGATACGCTCAGTATTCAGCCGCCTGAGGGTTTGAGTGCTTGGGCTAAGTGGCGTGAGGCGGAGTGGAAGAGCGAGTTGAAGCGTGCGGCGCGCTTTGCTTTTGATGATGCAAGGCAACTGGTTGCTTAG